The genomic region AGCAAATTTCACGGAATAGCTAGAAAGATGAGCAACAGCCGGTGCAGCAGACATGAATAATAtaacaaaggaggaagaaagagaaacttttCATTAGTACTTTTTGATGTCAATTTATTATTTATCCCTTTGCCAATATTCAAACAGGTAGGCAGTCATAAAACATTCACAAAGATCCTCTAAAACAGTCAGGGCGTCTGTTTTACCTCAGTTCCTTTTTAGAGACCTAGAAATCAGGAGCGCTGGCATTCATAGAGGAGCTGTGTTAAAAATATCTGCTGTATCAAAAATACTGTTTGAGAATCACTACTTAGAAAGACTTTAGTTTAAACTTTATCAACGGCCAGTAGGCAGGCGGCGGTGGCTCATGAGGGAAGACAATGTAAATCGGCAAAGTGCTGCTTCCACATTTTTGACTCAGTATTATTTTGTTTGAAACGAGGCGTTGACAAAGCCCACTGTTCGGTAATTAGCACGCTGTCAAGTCGCTCCCATCAAGCCCCGCAGGCTGCACCTGGTCCTAGTTAAAAATCGCACAGTGGGCAATTCTGATCGGACCCTCAGGGGCCCCTGCCATACGCAGAACCGCTTGCAACAATTTATGAAATAAGGCCTCTGCATCCAGAGGTTCTGAGAGCTCCTGCCTGATCCTGATGACCTGCCGCACCGGTTAACTTCTCTGTCCATCCTCGTGATGTACATACGTGCTCCTCCCAAAAGAAGGAGTCTCTTCCTGGGACAGAAGACGCCTCAGAAGTAAAATCATTGTCGAAatagaacaaatgaaaaatggaaaagcaaaaaaaggaagacaaagccCTCAACGGCCCTCTCCTCAGGAGGAGCTCGTGGAGGAGGAGTGGCTGGCCTTCGCCCCTGGCCTTTCCCTCATTCCTCTAGGTGTTATTGTCTTTCCAGGAACTGTCCTTGGTATAGAGGTTGTGGTCCTTGATGTAGGCGATGACGGCATCGGGGAGCAGGTACTTCACGCTCTGCCCTTGGCTCAAGGCCCGCCTGATGTACGTGGCACTGATCTCATTCTGCACGGGCTCCCTGGCCAGGTGAATGTTGTGCTGGTACTTTTGCAGGATGGGCAGGCCCAAGATGTAGCGCTCTGCGTCATGACCTGCCCGGCCCACGCACACCAAGCCAAATTTCTCCACTATTTCCTGGATGTGTGCATCCTTCCAGAGGTTGGGGGTCTGGAAGGTCTTGAGGACATCTGCCCCGCAGAGGAGCTTTAGCTCAGGCACAGCTGGAAAAACAAGGGCGGATCCCAGCAAAGTTACAGAAGGGTCATGGCCAGTAAAGATAACATCATCTTCTGTTTGAAAATTACACAAAATTGCTGTTCTTGGAATGTATTGGGAACTCAGTGTCTCTGCGTTCGTGACTTAGAAAGAAAGAGCATGTAAATGAACTTGAATTTACTTCAGAGACATACAGTTACAAGTAATAATCTAATCAATAAATCTTCGTTTAATATTGGCAAAGCGCCAAGTAATACAAGacagtttttttcccccagtgttATTTCACAGGTCTGTCTGTGGTTGCTGGATCCCACAGCACAGTGGTCCAAAGGCAGCTGTGCTGGACCCTGAACCCCATGTTCTGATGGAAGGTAAGGTCATGCCCTGGGACCAATAAGGGCAAGTGACTGCCCTTCTCGAAATCTATTTCATCCTGGACACCTAGTCCTTCTGTAAGTAAAATCTCATCATAAAGCTTAATTATAAAGGATCTTTGGATAACCAAAAGGTCTCCAAGACCCCAGCTGCTGACCTTTTCATCTGTTTTCAATAAAACAAAGCTCCAGAAAAACTGATCAATGTGGATAATCCTTTGGTATTTGTTCTAACAGAACGATGATCGTGATGATGAAAGAATACCTAACATTTACTGGGGCTCACGATGAGCACTGTGGCTAAGCGCTTTATGTGtgtcatctcatttgatcctcagaaCAGCTTCATGAGGTAGCTGCTGTTGTCGTGCCCGTTTTGTgtagggggaaactgaggcacagagaggcaagtGACTTGTAGGCAGAGGAGTCAGATTCTGACCTGCCAGccagcctgggggggggggggttggtgggcgggggggtggggtggcatTTGTAACTGCGAGGCTCTGCTGCCTCCTGCTGGCGGGAGCTGTACATGCATCAGAACTGGGAAGCCCTTCCTGGATTTTCCTGGCCCGTTCATGCTCCTGTCCCTTTTGAATGGGCAAAGCTGGATGTGAAAACTGAAGTCCAGGCTAGAAGTGCACAGCAGGATCTCTGGTCCTCCTGGAAGCTGACTGTAGCTTCAGTAAACAGCAAAGGCTGGGCTCCTAGAGCGCTGGCATCTCTTGGTCACCATGAAACCTCAGCTGGGAGGGGCTTCAGGGGTCCCCCCTGCTGGGGAAAAGTCTGATGTAAGTGGGCAGTTTAGGCTCCTCTACTGTGAAACCTTTGAAGGAATCAGGACATAGACCAGAGAGATGAGTTTACAAAGGACAGCTAGACTAGCTGTGGACTGGAGAGCA from Equus caballus isolate H_3958 breed thoroughbred chromosome 16, TB-T2T, whole genome shotgun sequence harbors:
- the NMNAT3 gene encoding nicotinamide/nicotinic acid mononucleotide adenylyltransferase 3 isoform X3, with product MKSRIPVVLLACGSFNPITNMHLRLFEVARDHLHQTAVPELKLLCGADVLKTFQTPNLWKDAHIQEIVEKFGLVCVGRAGHDAERYILGLPILQKYQHNIHLAREPVQNEISATYIRRALSQGQSVKYLLPDAVIAYIKDHNLYTKDSSWKDNNT